A window of Mobula hypostoma unplaced genomic scaffold, sMobHyp1.1 scaffold_42, whole genome shotgun sequence contains these coding sequences:
- the LOC134341935 gene encoding zinc finger protein 585A-like gives MAHQRVHTGQRPFTCSDCGKGFTCSSKLKVHQRVHTGERPFTCKDCGKGFTSSSHLKVHRRVHAGERPFTCLDCGKGFTCSSNLKVHQRVHTGERPFKCSDCGKEFTRSSTLQAHQSVHTGERPFTCSDCGKGFTQSSNLLVHKSVHTGERPFTCSDCGKGFTCSSNLKVHQRVHTGEKQFTCLDCGKGFTQSSSRLVHKSVHTGERPFTCSDCGKGFSRLSQLKVHQRVHTGERPFTCSDCGKGFTRSSELKVHQRVHTGEKPFTCSDCGKRFTLLSQLKLHQRVHTGERPFTCSVCGQGFTQLTSLQAHRSVHTGERPFTCSDCGKEFRRLTSLQAHRLVHTGERPFTCSDCGKGFTQSSYLLVHRSVHTGERPFTCSDCGKGFTRSSYLLVHRSVHTGERPFTCSDCGKRFTESSKLKVHQRIHIGERPFTCSDCGKGFTQSSHLQAHRSVHTGERPFICSYCGKGFTQSSHLKVHERVHTGERPFTCSDCGKGFTWSSQLQRHQQVHTG, from the coding sequence atggctcaccagcgagttcacactgggcagaggccattcacctgctcagactgtgggaagggattcacttgctcatctaaactgaaggttcatcagagagttcacactggggagaggccgttcacctgcaaagactgtgggaagggattcacttcatCATCTCACCTGAAGGTTCATCGGAGAGTTCAcgctggagagaggccattcacctgcttagactgtgggaaaggattcacttgctcatctaatctgaaggtacatcagagagttcacactggggagaggccgttcaaatgctcagactgtgggaaggaattcactcgATCATCAACCCTACAAgctcaccagtcagttcacactggggagaggccattcacctgctcagactgtgggaagggattcactcagtcatccaacttACTGGTAcacaagtcagttcacactggagagaggccattcacctgttcagactgtgggaaaggattcacttgctcatctaatcTGAAGGttcatcagagagttcacactggggagaagcagtTCACCTGCttagactgcgggaagggattcactcagtcatccagccGACTGGTAcacaagtcagttcacactggggagaggccattcacctgctcagactgtgggaaagggttCTCCCGGTTATCTcagctgaaggtacatcagagagttcacactggggagaggccattcacctgctcagactgtgggaagggattcactcggtcatctgaactgaaggtacatcagcgagttcacactggagagaagccgttcacctgctcagactgtgggaagagattcactctgttaTCTCAACTGAagttacatcagcgagttcacactggggagaggccattcacctgctcagtctgtgggcagggattcacacagttaACTAGCCTACAAGCACAcaggtcagttcacactggggagaggccattcacctgctcagactgcgggaaggaaTTCAGACGGTTAACTAGCCTACAAGCACACCGgttagttcacactggggagagaccgttcacctgctcagactgcgggaagggattcactcagtcatcctacCTACTGGTACAcaggtcagttcacactggggagagaccgttcacctgctcagactgcgggaagggattcactcggtcatcctaCCTACTGGTACAcaggtcagttcacactggggagagaccgttcacctgctcagactgtgggaagagattcactgagtcatctaaactgaaggtacatcagcgaattcacattggggagaggccgttcacctgctcagactgtgggaaaggattcactcagtcatcccacctgcaAGCTCACCggtcagttcacaccggggagcggccgttcatctgctcatactgtgggaagggattcactcagtcatctcatctgAAGGTACATGAGAGAGTTCACAcgggggagaggccattcacctgctcagactgtgggaagggattcacttggtcatctcaactacagagacaccagcaagttcacactgggtag